A portion of the Blautia hansenii DSM 20583 genome contains these proteins:
- a CDS encoding ABC transporter permease — translation MKMLTRLALNNNKKNKARSILIMLVIFLSTTLLSSIALICYGSLKYQKDNVKELYGTFYGAYKGVSEEQIAEMRKRSEFTEIGKSAVCGEVESEATVSLQWMSEEVGMMTNLKEQLEEGSFPKAQNEIAGERRFFQKLGYENVKIGDEIKLSYRRSNQEKYQETTFVVSGIIRSISEELENQAYVGYVSEDFYTTHFSENARRYMAYFSLSEDLGLNSETAEIEAKELAEKCGIDAENVAMNKTYLFFVLSPDMESIMGFILIAIVVVIFSVLVIYNIFQVGIVEKIQEYGKIKALGATRGQMKALVFREGMMLSVIPTPLGILAGIGISCLFMNYWISNMAPFGAETKISAAYISVPLLLLCVLAVLATVWIALKKPMSTVKKVSPVEAFRYQGEGKRKKGICKGYAVMSPNRMMMANLAMNKKRTVGTMFTMGLSCVLFVVAVNYTRNVDIEYAARQDLPFGQFQIDLSYSTTDTAYPENNLDSVLKENPLDAQLVKDLKSIEGVTEVKIGKQLYAHDEKGELHSIAVLDRKLFEKESKGAGVLGTVDYEKASKDNAIFNGWSHFIADTGYEIGDTVSFQLGGMQGEIPYQGELQGAFGSINGDWAITEDTYKNLGFADAEENIGTIWVDCKKSESKNVEAAIKELLENKDHYELSSFEGEVESLDSMMAIMKIMGYSFLLLIGMITFMNMANTMILNVITRKRELGVLQAVGMTNQQLNKMLRNEGLLFTLGSIVISLVVGIPAGYGLFLYGKKAGLTGFDVYHFPGVEILVMIFVLAVLQIGLSFMLSRNVKKESLIDRIRY, via the coding sequence ATGAAAATGCTCACAAGATTAGCTTTGAATAATAATAAAAAGAATAAGGCAAGAAGTATTTTGATTATGCTGGTTATCTTTTTAAGTACCACATTGCTGTCAAGTATTGCTCTTATCTGCTATGGCAGTCTGAAATATCAAAAGGACAATGTGAAGGAATTATACGGAACTTTCTACGGAGCTTATAAAGGCGTATCGGAAGAACAGATTGCAGAAATGCGGAAAAGAAGCGAATTTACGGAAATCGGAAAATCTGCCGTATGCGGTGAAGTGGAAAGTGAAGCCACAGTCTCTTTGCAGTGGATGAGCGAAGAAGTAGGGATGATGACAAATCTGAAAGAACAGTTGGAAGAAGGAAGTTTTCCAAAAGCACAAAATGAGATTGCCGGTGAAAGACGTTTTTTTCAAAAATTGGGATATGAAAATGTAAAAATCGGAGATGAGATTAAGCTTTCTTATCGAAGAAGTAATCAGGAAAAATATCAGGAAACAACTTTTGTTGTCAGCGGTATCATCAGAAGTATTTCAGAAGAACTGGAAAATCAAGCATACGTAGGGTATGTTTCCGAAGATTTTTATACGACACATTTTTCTGAAAATGCAAGACGCTATATGGCATATTTTTCTTTGTCAGAGGATTTGGGACTGAATTCGGAAACTGCCGAAATAGAGGCAAAAGAGTTAGCCGAAAAATGTGGCATTGATGCGGAAAATGTAGCAATGAATAAAACCTATTTATTCTTTGTACTGTCTCCGGATATGGAAAGTATTATGGGATTTATTTTGATTGCTATTGTGGTTGTAATTTTCTCTGTGCTGGTTATTTACAACATTTTTCAGGTAGGAATTGTGGAGAAAATACAGGAGTACGGCAAAATAAAAGCCTTAGGCGCTACAAGAGGGCAGATGAAAGCTTTAGTATTCCGTGAAGGTATGATGCTTTCTGTTATTCCTACACCGCTGGGTATTCTGGCAGGAATTGGTATCAGTTGCCTGTTTATGAACTATTGGATAAGCAATATGGCGCCTTTTGGAGCAGAAACAAAAATAAGTGCAGCATATATTTCCGTGCCTTTGCTTCTTCTGTGTGTGCTGGCGGTATTGGCAACGGTATGGATTGCCTTGAAAAAACCGATGAGCACAGTGAAAAAGGTATCTCCTGTGGAAGCATTTCGCTATCAGGGAGAGGGAAAGAGAAAAAAGGGTATTTGTAAAGGATATGCTGTGATGAGCCCTAATCGTATGATGATGGCAAATCTGGCAATGAACAAAAAACGTACTGTGGGAACGATGTTTACCATGGGTTTATCCTGTGTGCTGTTTGTGGTAGCGGTTAATTATACCAGAAACGTGGATATTGAGTATGCTGCAAGGCAGGATTTGCCCTTTGGACAGTTTCAGATTGATTTATCTTATTCCACCACGGATACAGCTTATCCTGAGAATAATTTAGACTCTGTTTTAAAAGAAAATCCGTTAGATGCACAGCTTGTAAAGGATTTAAAATCCATTGAAGGCGTCACAGAAGTAAAAATCGGAAAGCAATTATACGCTCATGATGAGAAGGGAGAACTTCACTCCATCGCTGTTTTAGACCGCAAGCTTTTTGAAAAGGAGAGCAAAGGTGCAGGCGTATTGGGGACAGTAGATTATGAAAAGGCATCAAAAGACAATGCAATTTTCAACGGCTGGTCTCACTTTATTGCAGATACCGGATATGAAATCGGAGATACCGTTTCCTTTCAGTTAGGCGGAATGCAGGGAGAAATCCCTTATCAAGGTGAATTGCAGGGAGCTTTTGGCTCAATCAACGGTGATTGGGCAATTACAGAAGATACTTATAAAAATCTGGGATTTGCCGATGCAGAGGAAAATATCGGAACAATCTGGGTAGATTGCAAAAAATCAGAGAGTAAAAATGTAGAAGCCGCCATAAAAGAGCTTTTGGAAAACAAAGACCATTATGAATTAAGCAGCTTTGAAGGGGAAGTGGAGTCTCTCGACTCAATGATGGCAATAATGAAAATCATGGGTTACAGCTTCCTGCTGTTAATCGGAATGATTACTTTTATGAATATGGCAAATACCATGATTTTAAATGTTATTACAAGAAAGAGAGAGCTGGGTGTATTACAGGCAGTGGGAATGACAAATCAGCAGTTAAACAAGATGCTGAGAAATGAAGGTCTGCTGTTTACACTGGGAAGCATAGTGATTTCTCTGGTTGTGGGAATTCCTGCGGGATACGGACTTTTCCTGTATGGTAAGAAAGCAGGATTAACAGGATTTGACGTTTATCACTTCCCGGGTGTGGAAATTTTAGTCATGATTTTTGTCTTGGCAGTTCTTCAGATTGGATTATCCTTTATGCTCAGCAGAAACGTGAAAAAGGAGTCACTGATTGACAGAATTCGATATTAA
- a CDS encoding ABC transporter ATP-binding protein encodes MDTILKTKNLCKYYGNGENEVKALQDVNIEIERGEFVAVVGKSGSGKSTLLHMLGGLDHPTDGKVYIGKKNIFSYKEDELAVFRRRKIGFIFQSFNLISSLNVWENIIFPISLDGKKIDEAFLKDIIQTLGLEKKLHNLPNTLSGGQQQRVAIARAIASKPEILLADEPTGNLDSKTSAEVMGMLKMSVEKYGQTLVMITHDEDIAQIADRILVIEDGKVAEFS; translated from the coding sequence ATGGATACAATTTTGAAAACAAAAAATTTATGTAAATATTATGGAAACGGTGAAAATGAAGTAAAAGCATTGCAGGATGTAAATATTGAAATAGAGCGTGGAGAATTTGTTGCAGTTGTAGGAAAATCCGGTTCAGGAAAAAGTACGCTGTTGCACATGCTGGGCGGCTTAGACCATCCCACAGACGGAAAGGTATACATTGGAAAGAAAAATATTTTTTCTTACAAAGAAGATGAGCTTGCAGTTTTTCGAAGGAGAAAAATCGGATTTATTTTTCAGTCTTTCAATTTAATCTCCTCTTTGAATGTATGGGAGAATATTATTTTTCCGATTTCCTTAGATGGAAAGAAAATCGACGAAGCATTTTTAAAAGATATTATACAGACATTAGGATTAGAAAAGAAATTACATAATTTGCCAAATACCTTATCCGGCGGGCAGCAGCAGAGAGTTGCCATTGCAAGAGCCATTGCATCAAAGCCGGAAATCCTTTTGGCTGATGAGCCTACGGGAAATTTGGACTCCAAGACAAGTGCGGAGGTTATGGGAATGTTGAAAATGTCTGTGGAAAAATACGGACAGACCTTAGTAATGATTACTCATGATGAAGATATTGCTCAGATTGCAGACCGCATTTTAGTAATTGAGGACGGAAAGGTGGCTGAATTTTCATGA
- a CDS encoding sensor histidine kinase — protein sequence MEQGMYQEIENQRNDRIRILRKLLLGGLLFLLGWSAITGMEYHSYKEKLALAAQMTREETGGQTPFEILKGEPVDINVKEFQKQYGYERLESNIYGKEYQQKRIFTGIILSLCYLVYAGAILHEYKCSKREMQERQWKIAEAVEDIDKGKGILNLEISNPAYEALERLDSHTQNVLRKAQDEKEKTKEMVTDISHQLKTPIAALKSCFEVLESETLTQKERREFEKRMEKQLQNLEQLSAVLVNISRMEAGLIDISLKNGKIFETILAAVNGIWEKADAKAIEIEMDICEEIENLEIMHDSKWLKEAILNILENAVKYSEPNTNIVIMVKKWVNFLRIEIADEGVGIPKKEYHKIFQRFYRGENEYVQKEEGSGVGLYLTRKIVDAHKGMVFVERKEKKQRGSVFVIQLPYESLTKM from the coding sequence ATGGAACAAGGAATGTATCAAGAGATAGAAAATCAAAGAAACGACAGGATAAGGATTTTGCGAAAGCTGCTATTGGGGGGACTGCTCTTTTTACTGGGGTGGTCGGCAATTACCGGAATGGAGTATCATTCCTATAAAGAAAAACTGGCGTTGGCGGCTCAAATGACGAGAGAAGAAACAGGCGGACAAACGCCTTTTGAAATTTTAAAAGGTGAGCCTGTTGATATAAATGTAAAAGAATTTCAGAAGCAATACGGCTATGAAAGACTGGAAAGCAATATTTATGGTAAAGAGTATCAGCAGAAAAGAATTTTCACAGGAATAATTTTGTCTCTGTGCTATCTTGTATATGCAGGAGCCATTTTGCATGAGTATAAGTGCTCAAAGAGAGAAATGCAGGAAAGACAATGGAAAATAGCAGAGGCAGTGGAAGATATTGATAAGGGGAAAGGGATTTTAAATTTAGAAATCAGCAATCCTGCTTATGAAGCTTTGGAGCGTTTGGACAGTCACACTCAGAATGTGCTGCGAAAAGCCCAAGATGAAAAAGAGAAGACAAAGGAAATGGTAACGGATATTTCCCATCAGTTAAAAACACCCATTGCTGCTTTAAAATCCTGTTTTGAGGTGCTGGAAAGCGAAACGCTCACCCAGAAGGAACGCAGAGAATTTGAAAAGCGTATGGAAAAGCAGCTTCAAAATCTGGAACAACTGTCTGCGGTACTGGTTAATATTTCCAGAATGGAAGCGGGATTGATTGATATTTCCCTGAAAAACGGAAAGATTTTCGAAACTATTTTAGCAGCCGTAAATGGGATATGGGAAAAAGCAGATGCAAAAGCAATAGAAATTGAGATGGATATTTGTGAGGAAATAGAAAATCTGGAAATCATGCACGACAGCAAGTGGTTGAAGGAAGCAATTTTAAATATTTTGGAAAATGCAGTAAAATACAGTGAGCCGAATACAAATATTGTAATTATGGTTAAGAAATGGGTGAATTTCCTCAGAATAGAGATTGCAGATGAGGGCGTGGGTATTCCGAAAAAGGAATATCATAAAATTTTTCAGCGATTTTACAGAGGTGAAAATGAATACGTGCAAAAGGAAGAAGGCAGCGGCGTAGGACTTTACCTTACCAGAAAAATTGTGGACGCACACAAGGGAATGGTTTTTGTGGAAAGAAAAGAGAAAAAACAGCGGGGAAGTGTATTTGTGATACAGCTTCCGTATGAAAGTCTTACGAAAATGTAA
- a CDS encoding response regulator transcription factor produces MASILVLEDEDSVNRGIEFSLSREGYEVSSAKCIQEGWELFLAHPFEMIICDINLPDGNGLDFIRKVREKSNVYIICLTALDQEFDQVMGYEAGADDYVTKPFSLSVLLLKVNVFFKRTEKKRAELLESGEWSFSIDEMTAKRRDSEENIEFTKNEWKMLKLFLDNPKQILSKNQILQGIFDLDGEFVDENTVAVNIRRLREKIEENPGKPEYIRNVRGLGYIWNKECIKR; encoded by the coding sequence ATGGCATCAATATTAGTTTTAGAAGACGAAGACAGCGTAAACAGAGGAATTGAATTTTCCCTGTCCAGAGAAGGATATGAGGTTTCCAGCGCAAAGTGCATACAGGAGGGTTGGGAATTATTTTTGGCACATCCTTTTGAAATGATTATCTGTGACATTAATTTACCGGACGGAAACGGACTGGATTTTATCAGAAAAGTGCGTGAAAAAAGCAACGTATATATCATTTGTCTCACTGCCTTAGACCAAGAATTTGATCAGGTTATGGGATATGAAGCGGGAGCGGATGACTATGTGACAAAGCCGTTTAGTTTGTCTGTATTATTGTTGAAAGTGAATGTGTTTTTCAAAAGAACAGAAAAGAAGCGGGCAGAGCTTCTGGAGTCTGGAGAATGGAGCTTTTCCATTGATGAAATGACGGCAAAGAGACGGGACAGTGAGGAAAATATAGAATTTACAAAGAATGAGTGGAAAATGCTGAAATTGTTTTTAGATAATCCAAAGCAGATTTTATCAAAAAACCAGATTTTACAAGGTATTTTTGATTTAGACGGAGAGTTTGTAGACGAAAATACTGTGGCAGTAAATATCCGCAGACTCAGAGAAAAAATAGAAGAAAATCCGGGCAAGCCGGAATATATTCGCAATGTAAGAGGACTTGGCTATATATGGAACAAGGAATGTATCAAGAGATAG